The following proteins are co-located in the Tachysurus vachellii isolate PV-2020 chromosome 19, HZAU_Pvac_v1, whole genome shotgun sequence genome:
- the LOC132862263 gene encoding uncharacterized protein LOC132862263: MMKSLLIFTLSLISGPVGCVVTGYSGGCVIIISDLKWGSGFSTYICKVGSISCTDIIRTDTTENFVQEGRFKLYKNNNRFLRVLIRRLKPQDTGVYRIGVEDQTPIDVKLTVLNDSCCDGPKTVNVFPGQNISIISNYPVIYNRYYKYIMKLESSSDFSAIVDTYNKPQNNRFSISDDRSAKVVGMSISNVREADDGDYLYGIYIKKTLIQHFSFFMEIQLHVRESSVNTTSIIIIISVCVLLIAGFTLLVSKLRHKGNQGSRPSSQDNEHAPSVNVNDLPNLPPNENLNIKMRPNDQNLDSSTNQSDSTYQTLDPLTNQSDSSYMSLSNTADQSHSHYQCLNARTQVNSVYQTLHS; the protein is encoded by the exons ATGATGAAAAGCCTCCTCATTTTTACCCTCTCCCTAATATCAG GTCCAGTGGGCTGTGTTGTGACTGGCTACTCAGGAGGATGCGTCATTATAATATCTGATCTAAAATGGGGTTCAGGATTTAGTACATATATTTGTAAGGTGGGAAGCATATCATGCACAGATATAATACGTACTGACACCACAGAAAATTTTGTTCAAGAGGGAAGATTCAagctgtataaaaacaataatagatTTTTGAGAGTGTTAATCAGGAGGCTGAAGCCACAGGATACTGGAGTGTACAGAATAGGAGTAGAGGATCAGACGCCCATTGATGTGAAACTGACTGTTCTTAATG ATTCTTGTTGTGATGGACCAAAAACAGTGAATGTTTTTCCTGGACAGAATATCAGCATCATCTCTAACTATCCTGTGATTTACAACAGATACTACAAGTATATCATGAAGCTTGAAAGTAGCAGTGATTTTAGTGCCATTGTAGATACTTACAATAAACCCCAGAACAACAGATTCTCCATTTCTGATGACAGAAGTGCTAAAGTTGTTGGTATGAGCATCAGTAATGTGAGAGAAGCCGATGATGGAGATTATTTGTATGGAATCTACATCAAAAAGACTTTAATCCAGCATTTTTCCTTCTTCATGGAGATTCAACTGCATGTTAGAG AATCCTCTGTTAACACcaccagcatcatcatcatcatcagtgtatGTGTGCTGCTGATTGCAGGATTTACACTGTTGGTCTCAAAACTGAGACACAAGGGAAATcaag GTTCAAGACCTTCATCCCAAGACAATGAACAT gCTCCTTCTGTTAATGTGAACGATCTGCCTAATTTACCCCCAAATGAAAACTTGAACATCAAAATGAGACCGAATGATCAGAATCTGGATTCATCAACAAACCAGTCCGATTCAACGTACCAAACACTGGACCCACTgaccaaccaatcagattcaagctACATGTCTCTGAGTAACACTGCCGACCAATCACATTCACACTACCAATGTCTGAATGCTAGAACTCAGGTGAACTCAGTTTACCAGACCCTTCATTCttaa
- the LOC132862292 gene encoding uncharacterized protein LOC132862292, translated as MQTFWQTALRSRLKHFPVCWKEQKKSKSKVKLHSMMKTILIFTLSLISGPVGCAVTGYSGGSVLIISDLKWGSGFSRYICIKGSISCTDIIHSNTTKNSVQVGRFMLYESRKGFLIVLIRRLKPQDAGTYTIGGMNGTKTDVSLTVNYDSCCDRLKTVKVFSGQNISITSNYPVINNRDYKYIMKLENGSVSNAVLDTHSETQKNRFSISDDSSAKVLVMNISNVTEADDGVYFCGFYNRENSIEYYSFFTEIHLHVRESSVNTTIIIIIIISVCLLLIGGFTLLAIYKLRHERAPQVSRPSSQDNEHAPSVNENNLPNLPPNENLNIKMRSNDQSLDSSTNQSDSTYQTLDPLTNQSDSGYMSLSNTADQSHSHYQCLNARTQVNSVYQTLHS; from the exons ATGCAGACCTTTTGGCAAACAGCTCTGAGGAGTCGACTAAAACATTTCCCCGTGTGCTGGAAAGAGCAAAAgaagagtaaaagtaaagtgAAGCTTCATTCCATGATGAAGACCATCCTCATCTTCACCCTTTCCCTAATATCAG GTCCAGTGGGCTGTGCTGTGACTGGCTACTCAGGAGGAAGCGTCCTTATAATATCTGATCTAAAATGGGGTTCAGGATTTAGTAGATATATTTGTATTAAGGGAAGCATATCGTGCACAGATATAATACATAGTAACACCACAAAGAATTCTGTTCAAGTGGGAAGATTCATGCTGTATGAAAGCAGAAAGGGATTTTTGATAGTGTTAATCAGGAGGCTGAAGCCACAGGATGCTGGAACGTACACAATAGGGGGAATGAATGGGACAAAAACTGATGTGAGCCTGACTGTTAATTATG ATTCTTGTTGTGATCGACTAAAAACAGTGAAGGTTTTTTCTGGACAGAATATCAGCATCACCTCTAACTATCCTGTGATTAACAACAGAGACTACAAGTATATCATGAAACTTGAAAATGGCAGTGTTTCTAATGCCGTTCTAGATACCCACAGTGAAACCCAGAAGAACAGATTCTCCATTTCTGATGACAGCAGTGCTAAAGTTCTCGTTATGAACATTAGTAATGTGACAGAAgctgatgatggagtttattttTGTGGATTCTACAACAGAGAGAACTCAATCGAGTATTATTCCTTCTTCACAGAGATTCATCTGCATGTCAGAG AATCCTCTGTTAAcaccacaatcatcatcatcatcatcatcagtgtgtgtttgctgttgattggaggatttaCACTGTTAGCGATCTACAAACTGAGACATGAGAGGGCACCACaag TTTCAAGACCTTCATCTCAAGACAATGAACAT GCTCCTTCTGTTAATGAGAACAACCTGCCTAATTTACCCCCAAATGAAAACTTGAACATCAAAATGAGATCGAATGATCAGAGTCTGGATTCATCTACAAACCAGTCCGATTCAACGTACCAAACACTGGACCCACTgaccaaccaatcagattcaggcTACATGTCTCTGAGTAACACCGCCGACCAATCGCATTCACACTACCAATGTCTGAATGCTAGAACTCAGGTGAACTCAGTTTACCAGACCCTTCATTCttaa